TACGCAAAACAACCTGATGAAAGCCATTACCGAAGCCGAAGAGAAAATAAAACAGCAAAGCTTTTTTGACCGCGCCCAACGGATAAAAACCGAAATATAATTTAAGAACGTAAAGCGTTCTTCGCCCTGTTTTACTTCAACCTGAAATAAGGGCACAACAATACTGACATACAGTTGTCATTACCATGTACTTATTTTGCCCAACAAACCCTATTGGCAGATAATTTGTATTTTTACATAACAACATGGATTTTAAATTAACATCACAATATAAACCCACCGGCGATCAGCCCGAGGCTATCCGCCAGCTGGTTGAAGGTGTAAACAACGGCGATCCGTATCAAACCCTGTTGGGCGTTACCGGATCGGGAAAAACTTTTACGGTTGCCAATATTATTGAGCAAACGCAAAAGCCTACATTGATATTAAGCCACAACAAAACACTTGCGGCGCAGCTTTATGGCGAGTTTAAGCAGTTTTTCCCCGAGAATGCGGTAAACTACTTTGTATCGTATTACGATTACTATCAGCCCGAGGCATTTATCCCTACTACCAATACTTACATTGAAAAAGACCTGCAGATAAATGAGGAAATTGAAAAACTGCGTCTCCGCACTACCTCGTCACTCATGTCGGGCAGGCGGGATGTGATCGTGGTATCATCCATATCCTGCATTTACGGTATGGGTAACCCGGACGATTTTGCCGATTCCGTTTTCAAGTTTGCTGTAGGGACGCGCATCAGCCGCAATGCTTTTTTACATAGATTGGTTGAGATTTTATATGCCCGTACCACGGCCGATTTTAAGCGCGGTACTTTCAGGGTAAAAGGAGATACGGTGGATATTTTCCCGGCCTACCTGGATTATGCCTATCGCATTTCTTTTTTTGGCGATGATATTGAAGAGCTCAGCACTTTTGACATCGGCACCGGCAAAACCCTCGAAAAAATGACACACATGGTGGTTTACCCCGCCAACCTGTATGTGGCCCCGCGCGAGCGTTTCCTGCAATCCATCTGGGCCATACAGGAAGAGCTGGAAACCCGCAAAAAACAATTTATTGATGACGGCCGGTTTTTAGAAGCCAAGCGACTGGAAGAAAGGGTTAATTACGACCTGGAGATGATCCGCGAGCTGGGCTACTGCTCGGGAATTGAGAACTACTCCCGCTTTTTTGACGGCCGTAAGCCCGGCGCGCGACCATTCTGTTTGTTGGATTATTTCCCCCAGGATTACCTGATGGTGATTGACGAAAGCCACGTAACCGTACCGCAGATCAGGGCGATGTATGGAGGCGACCGTTCGCGCAAAATTTCGCTGGTTGATTATGGTTTCAGGTTGCCTGCCGCGCTGGATAACCGCCCGCTCAATTTCCAGGAGTTTGAAAACCTGGCACCGCAAACCATTTATGTGAGCGCCACTCCCGGCGATTTTGAATTGGAAAAATCGGGTGGTGTGGTGGTTGAGCAAGTGATCAGGCCGACAGGTTTGCTCGATCCGGTTATTGATGTGCGCCCGGTAATAAACCAGGTGGATGATTTGCTTGAAGAGGTTGACAAAACCATTAAACAAGGCGATCGGGTACTGGTAACCACCCTCACCAAACGCATGGCCGAAGAACTGGCCAAATACATGGACAGGCTGGGCATTAAGTGCCGCTATATCCACTCGGAAGTTAAAACCCTGCAACGTGTGGAGATCTTGCGAGGCTTGCGCCTTGGCGAGTTTGATGTGTTAATTGGTATCAACCTGTTGCGTGAGGGTTTGGATTTACCCGAAGTTTCGTTGGTTGCAATTTTGGATGCCGATAAGGAAGGTTTCCTGAGGTCGGAGCGTTCGCTGATCCAGACTATTGGTCGCGCGGCCCGTAATGATCGTGGCCGGGTAATTATGTATGCCGATACTATTACCGATTCGATGCAGATAACGATGGACGAAACCAACCGGCGCCGCGAAATTCAGATTGCTTATAACACCGAACATGGCATTACGCCGCTCACAGTAGGCAAATCGCGCGAGGAAATTATGGAGCAAACATCGGTGGTTGATTTTAAAGGCGGCGTACAGCAGGCTTACGTTGAAATGGATACCGTTACCCTCGCCGCCGATCCAATTGTACAATACATGACCAAGGCCGACCTGAAAAAATCGATAGAAAACACCAAAAAAGAAATGCTTGCCGCCGCCAAGAATATGGATTTCCTACTGGCCGCCAAGTTACGTGATGAGATGTTTGCTTTGGAGAAGACTATGGAGGAGAAATTTTAGATTTTTTGATGTGCAGATTTCAGATGTGCAGATGATTTGAACCTTGATTTTTCAATCATCTGCACATTTGCACATCAAAAATCCGCACATCTACACTCAAAATCATAATCAAACAAAATATTCGTTATATACTTATATTTGTAAGCTTTAAAATATGACAGCATGATTCTTATTCGTTTTCTCCTCATATCCATTTGTATCCTTTACATCATTCGCAGTTTAGTGCGTCATCTGCTGCCGGTTTTGTTTGAAGGTTTGGTGAACAAGGCACAACAACAATACCAACAACAACAGCAAAACTATAGCCAGGGCCCTAAACCGGATGGTAAACTCCGGATTGATCATGTACCGCAACCTAAAAAAGGCAGCGTGCCCGATAGTGAAGGCGAGTTTGTTGATTATGAAGAAGTAAAATAAACCTATCAGCAAATATGAACACCAACCCGGTATTTAACAGGCGGCATAATCACAACAATACGCCCGCTTCGGTAACCCTTATTATTACCAACTTTATAGTATTTGGCCTGGCTACCCAAATGCTTACGTCGTGCGCCGGGATTAAAAACTTTTTTTGGGTGGTATTGGCTGTGTTGGCCGTTTATAACTACTTCACCATCCGCAAATACCGCGAAGAGTACGAGAAGCCCCAGATTATAGCCTATGTACTGAGCCTTGTGGTAATGCTTGGTCTGTATTTTGTTTTGCGTTACGCGCAGCACTGCTAACATTCCTTAACAAAACTTATAATTCCTATTCTCATTGTATTTTCTATTTTTGGGGAATATATTATCCATTTCAAAAAATTTAAATGAATAACTGGTTCAAGCGTAACGGCATACACTTTGCCATAGCTGCAATTTTTTTAGTGATCTGCTTTATCTATTTAACCCCGGCTTTTCAGGGTAAAACTTTAGGGCAAAACGACGTTACAAGGGCGCAATCAACCCAAAAAGAAATTAACGACTACAAAGCCAAAGATACCACCATCCTCTGGACCAACCAGATTTACGGGGGTATGCCTACCTACCAGGTTTGGGCACCTTATAAGGCAAACTTAACCAGCCATATTGTTAATGCTATTAACCTAACTTTTCCGGCACCCGTAGGCACGGTATTACTGTTTTTACTGGGTACTTACTTTTTATTTATTGTATTAAAAGTTAACCCATGGCTGGCAGCTGCCGGCGCGGTGGCGTTCACTTTTTCAACATATAATATCATCCTGCTGGTGGCGGGGCACTCCAACCAGGCCTTCGCAATCGCCTTTTTCGGGCCCATATTGGCCGGCATTATCTTAACCCTGCGCGGCAGGCACTTATTAGGCTTTTCGGTTACCGCCTTGTTTCTGGCGATGGAAATCAGGGCCAACCACGTACAGATGACCTATTACCTGATGCTGGCTTTATTAATTATGCTGGGTATCGAACTGTATCATGCCATCAAAAACAAAACATTAAACACATTTATAAAATCTGTTGGATACATTGCAGCTGCGGTTTTGTTAGCTGTAGCAGTAAACGCCTCTATTTTGTGGAGCACTGCCGATTATGGCAACGAAACCATCCGAGGTAAATCAAACCTTACCCGACAAACTTCAGAGCCCAATAACGGCCTTGCTAAAGATTACGCTTACGAATGGAGCCAGGGCGTAGGCGAATGTATCACCTTCCTCATCCCGAACGCTTACGGCGGCGGCGCACAGGGTTCTGTCGATCCGGATTCGCATGTAATTAAAGCCCTTGGTGCCAGCGGTGCCGACCCTAACCAGGTTACGGAAATTTCGGCAAGGTACCTGCCGCTTTACTGGGGTAACAAGCCATTTACCGAAGGTCCGTTTTATTTCGGCGCTGTAATTTGTTTGCTGTTTGTATGGGGTTTAATGATTGTTAAAAACCGTATTAAATGGTGGTTGCTTGGCGCGGTTGTTTTAACCATGCTGTTATCTTTCGGCCGCAACTGGCCTTACCTTTCCGATTTATTTTTCAACTACTTTCCGCTTTACAATAAGTTCCGCGCGGTTGAATCGATACTGGCGGTTGCAGGCTTCTGTTTCCCTATCCTTGCTGTATTGGCCGTTAACGAGGCGATTATAAGCGAAGACAAGGAAAGTTTGTTTAAAAAACTAAAGATCGCTTTTTATATTACCGGTGGTATCACACTTATTGTAGCTGTAGTTCCTTCGTTGCTGTTATCATTCAGTGTTAGCGAACAAACTGCCGGCGTTATCAGTCAGATAAGCCAGGCACTTAAAGCCGATGGCCAAGCCATCACCAGCGGCTTAAGGGCCGACAGAGAATCGGTAGCACAGGCCGATGCAGTACGTTCGCTTATCTTTATAGCCATAGCGTTTGGATTAGGCTGGGCATTCCTTAAAAAGAAGATCAACCCTACCATGCTGTCCTTAGGTATTTTAGCCCTGGTTTTGGTTGACTTTTGGATGATTGACAAGCGTTACCTGAACACCGACAGCTTTACGCCAAAACAAAGTAACCAGGCACCCGAGCCGCGCGAGGTTGACCAGTTCATCATGAAGGATAAAGATCCGGACTTCCGCGTATTTGACGTTACCCAATCACCTAAGGGCGATGGTTTTACACCGTTCTTTTATAAATCTTTCGGCGGATACTCGGCCGCAAGGTTAAAACGCTGGGAAGAACTGGTAGATAACCAACTAAGCAAAGCTGTTAACCAGGATGTGCTGGATATGATGAACGTAAAATATGTGATCTCGGCCGATCCTAAAACCCAAAACCTGGGCATGCAGGTAAACCAAACCGCCTGCGGCCATGCGTGGTTTGTAAAAAGCATTAAATATGCCGACAACGCCGACCAGGAGATGCAAGCAATCAGCAGCTTCTCGCCAAAAGATGAGGCTATAGTTGATAAGCAATACAAAAACGTTATTGACGAGAAACAATTTGCCGGTACCGATCCGAACGGTAAAATCGAGTTAACAAGCTATTCGCCCGATCATATGATCTACCAAAGCGGATCAACCTCGGCGCAGGTAGCGGTATTTTCAGAAGTATACTACAACAAAGGCTGGAAAATGCTGATTGATGGTGTAGAGAAACCGTACTTCCGTGCCGATTACCTGCTACGTGCCGCGCAGATTCCGGTAGGTAACCACAAAATTGAGTTCATTTTCCACCCGGCTTCCTACTACACCGGCGAAAATATCTCGTTAGCCGGTTCGATACTGCTGGTGCTTGCATTAGGCGGCGCAGCTTATACCGAAAACAAAAAGAAAACTCCGGCGGCAAAGCCGGCGGCTAAAAAAGCTTAAGCTTTATATATTAAAAAGGAAAAGCGATGGGTTTAGGCTCATCGCTTTTTTTATATCCAACAATTCAGTTGACTAAAAACCAATTGTCATTTCGACGAAGAGTGGGAGGGATTTGAGTGTAGCGTGAGGAGAAATCTTATACGTCCTGCTTTAAAGCATGCATAGTGGTTTAGTCGGGCGTACAAGATTTCTCTTTCGCTCCGGCGCTCTTTCCCTCCCCGGCTCTATCGAAATGACATTTTTTATAATAGTTTCGGTTAATCATTCGTCCTTCTATTCTTTAACCAATACCAACCCAAATTAAAGGCGATAACAAAATGATTGAAAACAGTAGGCAATAACCCGTAGTTCCGCTTCATAATATCAAAGCGTTCCATCAAACTCTGGCGGTGCTTTTTCTTCGACATCCCCCCTACCAGGTATTTGGCTACGTAGCGGTTTACGTTAACTATCTTTTTAGCTTTTTTAGCTGCGCGGATAATCCAGTCGATATCTGAACTGAGTGCGTACCTCCTGTCATAAGGCTCGACTAACAAACGCTTCATATAGATAGCCTGGTGACTGATACTCATCCCATATTTAAAACCACGCCAGGTAAACTTTGCCGGGGCTTTATGGCGGCGCTGGCCTAAGCTGGTACCATCGTCGGCTATCATTTCTGTTTCGCCGTAGTAAATATCGGCATCATCTGCCGAGGCAAAAACAGCGGCTACGGTTTCGCTGTCATAAAACTCATCGCCCGAATTCATGAAGATCACATAATCGCCGGTGGCTAAAGCCAAACCTTTGTTCATGGCATCGTAAATGCCTTCATCTTTTTCGCTGATGAGTTTGGCGATGCGATCTTTATATTTTTCAATAATCTGAAAAGTACCATCGTTGGATAAACCATCTACAACAACATACTCAATATTGGTGTAAGTTTGGTTAAGTACCGAAAGCATAGTGCGTTCAATATCGCGCACGTTATTGTACACAATAGTAATCACGCTTAAACGGGGGTTAAACATGAGCACCTCCCTTGTTTAGTAATCGGTTATAAACTTCAATATGCTGTTTGGCAATCACCTCTTCCGAAAAACGCTCCATAATGGTTTGCCTTGCCTGTTGGTTCAGTTTTTCTTTTTCGGGATGTTTGATAATCCACTCCATACCATCGGCAAAACTTTCGGATGAGCGGTAAGCGGCCAGGTAGCCGTTATGCTCATGCTGCACCATATTGGGGATACCTCCTGTTGTAAAAGCGATAACCGGGGTACCGCAACTTAAACTTTCCATCACGGTGTAAGGAAGATTATCCTCCAGTGATGGTATCAAAAAAGCATCGGCCGCGGCATAATGGAGGGCCAGCTTTTCATCGTTATTAATAGTACCTAAAAAACTGGTTTTAAATGGAAAATCGGGCACAGTTTCGGTACCGCGGTTGCCGAATACAACCAGTTCGATTTTATCAGCATCCACACCTAAACGCTGTTTAAGCAGCTCCATACTTTCCAGCAGGTATTGGGTGCCTTTGTGCAGATCTTTGCGCGAGGGCATAAATCCGCTCAAAAAAATAAATTTATTGGTTGGCAGGCCTGCTTGCTTTTTGGCTTTCGTTTTATCAATAGGCTTAAAAATATCCGTTTCGAGTGTGTTGGGAATCTGGCTGATGGCTTTACCCTTCATCAGGCTGCTGGCCTGTACCGATCCCTGCATCCAGGTGCTCGGGGCTACCACTTCAAAATCAAGCTGTTGGTATGCCTTGTTTTTTTGCTGCCAGATGCGGTGTGAAATGTCATCATCGCCGGGATTAATGAGCAGCGGGCAGTTGCCACATTCCTGCTGATAGTTGGTGCAGGTATAACGCACGTGGCAGCCGCCGGTAAAAGCGTTGCTATCATGAAAAGTCCATACCACGGGTTTGCCCAATTTTTTAATTTCGGCAATATGCTTAGGATCCAAAAAACCATGGTTTATCCAGTGCAGGTGAATGATATCGGCAGCCTTAACATCGGGGTGTTTAATAACCGAGCGCCCAAACCAGGTAAAGGAAAAGGGTGTACGGCTATCGGGTTTTAACAACCTTTTGGCCAGTATCCGTTCAAAAATAATAGTTGCTGCTGTGTACGATTTTTGGATGATACCACGGTTAAAAGTTTTGATTTCGGCATTATTACCAAATTTATAATGCACAATAATTTTAGAATCTATATTTTGGCTTATTAATGCCCGGTTAAGGCGCATGCATGCCCTGCCCGCTCCGCCATTACCGTCATAAGTGTTTAAATGCACTACTTTTAACATGGCTCAAAAATACATTTATTCGTAATACTTAAACCAGATGAAAAAACGATACCTCGCGCTGTTTGCAGCCGCTTTTTGGCAAACAGGCGTTAATGCCCAAACCACCACAAGCTATTTCACCTCAAACCCAACCCTTACGCCCGACGGCAAAACAGTAATTTTCAGCTATGAAGGCGACCTTTGGAAGGCAGATATTAACAACCCGTCGGCCACCCGACTAACCGCCATGCAGGGCGAGGAGACCAGTCCGCGGGTATCGCCGGATGGGCAGTGGCTGGCTTTTTCATCCAACCAGTTCGGTAATAACGATGTATACGTGATGCCGCTGGCCGGTGGCGATATCAAGCAGATCACCTACAATGATGCAGGCGATAATGTGGATTCGTGGAGTTGGGATTCAAAATCCATTTATTTTTACTCGGGCCGGTATAATGGGTTCAGCGAGTATAAAGTACCGGCTACGGGCGGTACGCCTGTGCGCTTATTCGGGCATTACTTCAATACCATTCATGGCGTGGTAGAGCATCCGCAAACCGGCGAGTTGTTTTTCAGCAATACCTGGGAAAGCAATTTCTTCTCCAACCGTAAACATTACAAAGGCGCTTATAACCCGGATATCCAATCTTACAATCCCAAAACAAAAGCCTACAAAAAATACACCGACTGGCTGGGCAAAGATTTCTGGACCACCATCGATAAAAAAGGAAACATCTATTTCGTATCCGACGAAGGCAATGAAGAATATAACCTCTACACTTTTATCGACGGAAAGAAAACCGCTTTAACCCAATTCCCAACGTCCATTAAACGCCCGCAGGTAAGTGCCGACGGCAGCAAGGCTGTTTTTGAAAAAGATTACCAGCTGTTTGTGTACGATGTGGCATCCAAACAAACACAAAAACTGAGTTTAAACCTGTTTCGCAATAATGTATTGCCTAAAGAACAGTCATTTGATGTTGGCGGAAAAATTAGCGGGGCTGCGGTTTCGCCCGACGGTAAAAAACTGGCTTTTATATCGCGGGGCGAACTGTTTGTAAGCGACGCGGAAGGTAAATTTATTAAAAAACTGGAACGTAATACCAGCGAGCGTGTTACCGAGGTCGAGTGGATGGCCGACAACAAAACCCTGTTGTTTGGCCAAACATTGGGCGGTTTCCCTAATTGGTACACCATAGCGGCCGATGGTACGGGCCAAGAAAAGCAGCTTACATCTGATAAGGGCAGTGACCGCCAGTTGGATATGAATAAAGACCGCTCAAAAGCTATTTACCTGAGCGGCCGCAACGAACTGAAGTTGATGGATCTGAAAACCCTCACTTCAAAAACAATTGTTACAGATGAGTTTTGGGGCTTTTATAATCCGCAACCAAGATTTTCGCCCAATGGCGAGTATGTGGTATACAATGCTTACCGCAATTTTGAAATGGATGTTTTTGTTTACGAGTTAAAAACCGGCAACATCATTAACCTTACCAACAGCGGCGTTACTGAGGCGGCACCATTTTGGTCGCCGGATGGGAAGTATATTTACTTTACATCGTCGCGCACACAGCCCGAATACCCTTATGGCTCGAAAGACGCGCATGTTTACCGTATGCCGCTTCAAAAATATGACGAACCATTCAGGATGGATAAATTCACTGCTTTGTTTAAAGAAGAGAAAAAAGACGACGATAAAAACAAATCGAAAGAAAAAGAAAAAAAGGCATCCAACAAAAAGAAACCGCTATCTGAGCAGCCTACGCCGAAAGCCCCTGCCGAGATTACGATAGATACCGACGAGTTGATGAAACGCCTGGAGCGGATCAGCCCGGAGTTTGGGCAGGCCCAGGGATCGTACGTTATTCAAAAAGGCGACAAAACGCTGGTTTACTACGCATCGAACCACAGTGAAGGCAAAGGCGCGGTTTACCGCACCACGCTCGAAAACTTTGAGGAGCCAAAAACCGAAAAAGTTGGCGGGGCCGACTTTGGCAACTTCGATATTTTTGGCAACGGCGATAAGTATTTCCTGGTAGCAGGCGGCAATATTTACACTTTGAACATTGATGCGAATAAAGTTGATAAAATAAACATTGACGAAAGTTTTACCCGCAACATGGCCGGTGAGTTTGCGCAGATGTTTGATGAAACCTGGGCCGGTTTGGATGAAAACTACTACGACGGCAACTTTCACGGTGCCGACTGGCAAAAGGTGCATGATACCTACAAGGTTTTTGTGCCCTACATCAACAACCGGTCGGATCTGCGTCTTTTATTGAATGATATGCTGGGCGAACTGAACTCATCGCACCAGGGCTTTTACTCGAACGGGAGCGAAGAAAAGAAAACCCTTTCCTATCGCACCATCGAAACAGGGATAATTTTTGATAACGAAGCGCCATACAAAGTGAGCAGCATAGCCATTCACAGTAATGCCGATAAAGCTGGCGTTGACGTAAAGCCCGGCGACATACTGAAAGCGGTAAACGGCGTAACTGTTGATGAAAAACAGGACCGCAACTACTATTTCACCAAACCGCAGGTTGACAGCGAAATTGAACTCACCTTTAACCGTGCGGGCAAGGAGGTAAAAGTAAAACTTCACCCCGAATCAACCGGCGACCTGGCAGGCAACCTGTACGATGATTGGATAGCAAACAATGCAAAAAGCGTTGCCGAAAAAAGCAAAGGCCGCATAGCATACTCCTACATGAAAAATATGGGTACCGATGCCCTCGAAGGTTTTATGGAAGATATGGTTGACGATGCTTATAAAAAAGACGCGCTCATCCTCGACCTTAGATACAACACCGGCGGCAATGTGCACGATGATGTGTTAAAGTTTTTGTCGCAGAAGCCATACTTACAATGGGCCTACCGCGATGGCAAAAAATCACCGCAACCTAACTTTGCACCGGCAGCAAAACCTATTATTCTTTTGATGAATGAGCAAACCCTGAGCGATGGCGAAATGACCTCGCAAGGTTTTAAACAATTGGGCTTAGGCAAAATAGTAGGCACAGAAACCTACCGTTGGATTATTTTCACCAGCGGCAAAGGCTTGGTTGATGGCTCGTTTTACCGCATCCCGGCATGGGGTTGCTACACGCTTG
The sequence above is a segment of the Mucilaginibacter celer genome. Coding sequences within it:
- a CDS encoding glycosyltransferase family 2 protein; translated protein: MFNPRLSVITIVYNNVRDIERTMLSVLNQTYTNIEYVVVDGLSNDGTFQIIEKYKDRIAKLISEKDEGIYDAMNKGLALATGDYVIFMNSGDEFYDSETVAAVFASADDADIYYGETEMIADDGTSLGQRRHKAPAKFTWRGFKYGMSISHQAIYMKRLLVEPYDRRYALSSDIDWIIRAAKKAKKIVNVNRYVAKYLVGGMSKKKHRQSLMERFDIMKRNYGLLPTVFNHFVIAFNLGWYWLKNRRTND
- a CDS encoding glycosyltransferase family 4 protein; this encodes MLKVVHLNTYDGNGGAGRACMRLNRALISQNIDSKIIVHYKFGNNAEIKTFNRGIIQKSYTAATIIFERILAKRLLKPDSRTPFSFTWFGRSVIKHPDVKAADIIHLHWINHGFLDPKHIAEIKKLGKPVVWTFHDSNAFTGGCHVRYTCTNYQQECGNCPLLINPGDDDISHRIWQQKNKAYQQLDFEVVAPSTWMQGSVQASSLMKGKAISQIPNTLETDIFKPIDKTKAKKQAGLPTNKFIFLSGFMPSRKDLHKGTQYLLESMELLKQRLGVDADKIELVVFGNRGTETVPDFPFKTSFLGTINNDEKLALHYAAADAFLIPSLEDNLPYTVMESLSCGTPVIAFTTGGIPNMVQHEHNGYLAAYRSSESFADGMEWIIKHPEKEKLNQQARQTIMERFSEEVIAKQHIEVYNRLLNKGGAHV
- the uvrB gene encoding excinuclease ABC subunit UvrB yields the protein MDFKLTSQYKPTGDQPEAIRQLVEGVNNGDPYQTLLGVTGSGKTFTVANIIEQTQKPTLILSHNKTLAAQLYGEFKQFFPENAVNYFVSYYDYYQPEAFIPTTNTYIEKDLQINEEIEKLRLRTTSSLMSGRRDVIVVSSISCIYGMGNPDDFADSVFKFAVGTRISRNAFLHRLVEILYARTTADFKRGTFRVKGDTVDIFPAYLDYAYRISFFGDDIEELSTFDIGTGKTLEKMTHMVVYPANLYVAPRERFLQSIWAIQEELETRKKQFIDDGRFLEAKRLEERVNYDLEMIRELGYCSGIENYSRFFDGRKPGARPFCLLDYFPQDYLMVIDESHVTVPQIRAMYGGDRSRKISLVDYGFRLPAALDNRPLNFQEFENLAPQTIYVSATPGDFELEKSGGVVVEQVIRPTGLLDPVIDVRPVINQVDDLLEEVDKTIKQGDRVLVTTLTKRMAEELAKYMDRLGIKCRYIHSEVKTLQRVEILRGLRLGEFDVLIGINLLREGLDLPEVSLVAILDADKEGFLRSERSLIQTIGRAARNDRGRVIMYADTITDSMQITMDETNRRREIQIAYNTEHGITPLTVGKSREEIMEQTSVVDFKGGVQQAYVEMDTVTLAADPIVQYMTKADLKKSIENTKKEMLAAAKNMDFLLAAKLRDEMFALEKTMEEKF
- a CDS encoding DUF4834 family protein, producing MILIRFLLISICILYIIRSLVRHLLPVLFEGLVNKAQQQYQQQQQNYSQGPKPDGKLRIDHVPQPKKGSVPDSEGEFVDYEEVK
- a CDS encoding S41 family peptidase, with product MKKRYLALFAAAFWQTGVNAQTTTSYFTSNPTLTPDGKTVIFSYEGDLWKADINNPSATRLTAMQGEETSPRVSPDGQWLAFSSNQFGNNDVYVMPLAGGDIKQITYNDAGDNVDSWSWDSKSIYFYSGRYNGFSEYKVPATGGTPVRLFGHYFNTIHGVVEHPQTGELFFSNTWESNFFSNRKHYKGAYNPDIQSYNPKTKAYKKYTDWLGKDFWTTIDKKGNIYFVSDEGNEEYNLYTFIDGKKTALTQFPTSIKRPQVSADGSKAVFEKDYQLFVYDVASKQTQKLSLNLFRNNVLPKEQSFDVGGKISGAAVSPDGKKLAFISRGELFVSDAEGKFIKKLERNTSERVTEVEWMADNKTLLFGQTLGGFPNWYTIAADGTGQEKQLTSDKGSDRQLDMNKDRSKAIYLSGRNELKLMDLKTLTSKTIVTDEFWGFYNPQPRFSPNGEYVVYNAYRNFEMDVFVYELKTGNIINLTNSGVTEAAPFWSPDGKYIYFTSSRTQPEYPYGSKDAHVYRMPLQKYDEPFRMDKFTALFKEEKKDDDKNKSKEKEKKASNKKKPLSEQPTPKAPAEITIDTDELMKRLERISPEFGQAQGSYVIQKGDKTLVYYASNHSEGKGAVYRTTLENFEEPKTEKVGGADFGNFDIFGNGDKYFLVAGGNIYTLNIDANKVDKINIDESFTRNMAGEFAQMFDETWAGLDENYYDGNFHGADWQKVHDTYKVFVPYINNRSDLRLLLNDMLGELNSSHQGFYSNGSEEKKTLSYRTIETGIIFDNEAPYKVSSIAIHSNADKAGVDVKPGDILKAVNGVTVDEKQDRNYYFTKPQVDSEIELTFNRAGKEVKVKLHPESTGDLAGNLYDDWIANNAKSVAEKSKGRIAYSYMKNMGTDALEGFMEDMVDDAYKKDALILDLRYNTGGNVHDDVLKFLSQKPYLQWAYRDGKKSPQPNFAPAAKPIILLMNEQTLSDGEMTSQGFKQLGLGKIVGTETYRWIIFTSGKGLVDGSFYRIPAWGCYTLDGKDIEKNGVSPDIYVNTNFTDRLENKDPQLDRAIEEILKQLK